One part of the Mycobacterium marinum genome encodes these proteins:
- a CDS encoding methyltransferase domain-containing protein has protein sequence MARTFDDLVAESTSAPVAGWDFSWLDGRATEERPSWGYQRLLGQRLANATAALDLETGAGEVLAGAGNFPTTMAATESWPPNAALATKLLHPLGVVVVATGDKPPLPFTDAAFDLVTSRHPSNLCWGEVARVLQAGGTYFAQHVGPATLWSLREHFLGPRQHGGPDQYADRMRTEITGAGLEIVDMRIERLRVEFFDVGAVIYFLRKVIWFLPDFTVECYHDQLRALHNHIQSEGSFVTHSTRVLIEARKPL, from the coding sequence GTGGCAAGAACGTTCGACGATCTGGTGGCCGAATCTACGTCAGCGCCCGTGGCCGGCTGGGACTTCTCTTGGTTGGATGGCCGCGCGACCGAAGAGCGCCCGTCATGGGGCTATCAACGATTGCTAGGTCAGCGTCTGGCGAACGCGACGGCCGCCTTGGACCTGGAAACCGGCGCCGGCGAGGTGTTAGCCGGCGCGGGCAACTTCCCGACCACCATGGCCGCCACCGAATCATGGCCGCCCAACGCGGCTCTGGCCACCAAGCTGCTGCATCCGTTGGGTGTGGTGGTGGTCGCCACCGGTGACAAGCCGCCATTGCCGTTCACGGACGCCGCGTTCGACTTGGTGACCAGCCGTCACCCGTCCAACCTGTGCTGGGGAGAGGTCGCCCGGGTGCTGCAGGCGGGTGGCACGTATTTTGCCCAGCACGTCGGGCCTGCGACATTGTGGAGCCTGCGCGAGCATTTCCTCGGGCCGCGACAGCACGGCGGGCCCGATCAGTACGCCGACCGGATGCGCACGGAAATCACCGGCGCCGGCCTCGAGATCGTCGATATGCGGATCGAGCGGCTTCGGGTGGAGTTCTTCGACGTCGGGGCCGTCATCTATTTTCTGCGAAAGGTGATCTGGTTTCTGCCGGACTTCACCGTCGAGTGCTACCACGATCAGCTGCGGGCGCTGCACAACCATATCCAGTCCGAAGGCTCGTTTGTCACACACTCGACCCGGGTACTCATTGAGGCCCGCAAGCCACTCTAA
- a CDS encoding TetR/AcrR family transcriptional regulator, with product MPRKSATFRKVPTQDRSKDTVKRILDAARMLLEERGYDGTSTNRIAAAAGISPGSLYQYFANKDAILHAVVAEYTQQLLDQVTGNLASLVRSEHDVPLSAAIEAQVDAMLERPQILRVISGQLPGRTSADVLRPLRELMTATIKGYAIAPPDQSIDMDVDAATWIIVQLLGSIIRYVVEEPPIAKDVFVAEMTRFVLSSPVAWRCSARPAAVPTA from the coding sequence ATGCCCCGAAAAAGCGCAACGTTTCGCAAAGTACCCACCCAGGATCGGTCGAAAGATACCGTCAAACGGATCCTCGACGCGGCCAGAATGCTTCTCGAAGAACGCGGCTACGACGGCACGTCCACGAATCGCATCGCTGCAGCGGCAGGCATTAGTCCGGGCTCGCTGTATCAGTACTTCGCCAACAAGGACGCCATCTTGCACGCGGTGGTAGCCGAATACACCCAGCAGCTGCTGGACCAAGTCACGGGGAACCTGGCCTCGTTAGTCCGGTCCGAACACGATGTTCCGCTGTCCGCCGCCATTGAGGCGCAGGTCGATGCCATGCTGGAACGGCCTCAGATTCTCCGGGTGATCTCCGGTCAGTTGCCCGGACGCACCAGCGCGGACGTGCTCAGGCCCCTCAGAGAACTGATGACGGCGACCATCAAGGGATACGCGATTGCGCCGCCGGACCAATCCATCGACATGGACGTGGATGCCGCGACATGGATCATCGTGCAGCTTCTTGGCTCGATAATTCGCTACGTCGTCGAAGAACCACCCATCGCCAAGGATGTATTCGTCGCCGAGATGACCCGATTCGTGCTGAGCAGTCCCGTCGCCTGGCGCTGCTCGGCACGTCCCGCAGCAGTTCCGACTGCCTAA
- a CDS encoding adenylosuccinate synthase yields MPAIVLIGAQWGDEGKGKATDLLGGRVQWVVRYQGGNNAGHTVVLPSGENFALHLIPSGVLTPGVTNVIGNGVVIDPGVLLSELKGLEDRGVDTSKLLISADAHLLMPYHVAIDKVTERYMGSKKIGTTGRGIGPCYQDKVARMGIRVADVLDTDQLAHKVEAALEFKNQVLVKIYNRKALDPDQVVESLLEQAEGFRHRIADARLLLNNALEAGETVLLEGSQGTLLDVDHGTYPYVTSSNPTAGGAAVGSGIGPTRIRTVLGILKAYTTRVGSGPFPTELFDESGEYLSKTGGEFGVTTGRRRRCGWFDAVIARYATRVNGITDYFLTKLDVLSSLETVPVCVGYEIDGKRTSEMPMTQSDLCRAKPVYEELPGWWEDISAAREFDDLPAKARDYVLRLEEIAGAPVSCIGVGPGRDQTIVRRDILQERA; encoded by the coding sequence ATGCCGGCAATCGTCCTCATCGGAGCCCAGTGGGGCGACGAGGGCAAAGGTAAAGCCACCGATCTACTCGGTGGACGGGTGCAGTGGGTGGTGCGCTACCAGGGCGGTAACAACGCCGGGCACACCGTGGTCTTGCCCTCCGGCGAGAACTTCGCGTTGCACCTCATTCCGTCCGGCGTGCTGACGCCGGGGGTCACCAACGTGATCGGCAACGGAGTCGTGATAGACCCAGGGGTCCTGCTCAGCGAGCTGAAAGGGCTGGAAGATCGCGGGGTCGACACCTCCAAGCTGTTGATCTCCGCGGACGCGCATCTGCTGATGCCCTACCACGTGGCCATCGACAAGGTGACCGAGCGCTACATGGGTAGCAAGAAGATCGGGACCACCGGTCGCGGTATCGGCCCGTGCTACCAGGACAAGGTCGCCCGAATGGGCATTCGGGTGGCTGACGTGCTCGACACCGACCAACTCGCGCACAAGGTCGAGGCGGCCCTCGAATTCAAGAACCAGGTGCTGGTCAAGATCTACAACCGCAAGGCGCTGGATCCGGACCAGGTGGTCGAGTCGCTATTGGAGCAGGCCGAGGGTTTCCGCCATCGCATCGCCGACGCTCGCTTGCTGCTCAACAACGCGCTGGAGGCCGGCGAGACGGTGTTGCTGGAAGGTTCCCAGGGCACCCTGCTCGACGTCGACCACGGCACCTACCCGTACGTGACGTCTTCCAATCCGACAGCCGGCGGGGCTGCCGTTGGTTCCGGCATCGGACCCACCCGGATTCGCACGGTGCTGGGGATTCTCAAGGCGTACACCACCCGGGTGGGCTCCGGCCCGTTCCCCACCGAGCTGTTCGACGAGAGCGGCGAATACCTGTCCAAGACCGGTGGCGAATTCGGCGTCACCACCGGCCGGCGCCGCCGCTGTGGCTGGTTCGACGCCGTCATCGCGCGCTACGCCACCCGGGTCAACGGCATCACCGACTACTTCTTGACCAAACTCGACGTGCTCTCCAGCCTGGAAACGGTGCCGGTGTGCGTCGGATATGAGATCGACGGCAAACGCACCAGTGAGATGCCGATGACCCAAAGCGATCTGTGCCGTGCCAAACCGGTCTACGAGGAGCTACCGGGCTGGTGGGAGGACATCTCGGCGGCACGGGAATTCGACGACCTGCCGGCCAAGGCCCGCGACTATGTGCTGCGGCTCGAAGAGATTGCCGGAGCGCCGGTTTCGTGCATCGGTGTCGGTCCCGGACGGGACCAGACCATCGTTCGACGGGACATCCTGCAGGAACGCGCGTGA
- a CDS encoding sulfotransferase domain-containing protein, whose protein sequence is MAGPVLYRSLMSDNLRWYALELREGDIVISAPWKCGVTWTQRLVSLLVFEGPQLPAPMSRVSPWLDQTIRPIEDVVRALDAQRHRRFIKTHTPLDGLVLDDRVTYIGVGRDPRDAAVSELFQWANVEASALRTPEVTAMPHQRFVQSDADFRLTFDCAPDRIEAFRSWMDAAAVPSSEMRFQPPTEIGSLAAILHHFGSLWQRRHLPNVAMFHFADYQADLVGELIRLAEVLGIELGCARARELAAYATLDAMRERAFDFAPNATDGVWRSNERFFRAGGRGEWREILCGAEQQRYEERVAALAPPDLAAWAHGGRQARDPAVG, encoded by the coding sequence ATGGCCGGACCTGTCCTGTACCGCTCATTGATGAGCGACAACCTGCGTTGGTACGCGCTTGAACTGCGCGAGGGCGACATCGTCATTTCCGCGCCGTGGAAATGCGGCGTGACTTGGACCCAGCGGTTGGTCTCACTGCTCGTCTTCGAGGGCCCGCAGCTGCCGGCGCCAATGTCGAGGGTGTCACCGTGGCTCGACCAGACGATTCGCCCGATCGAGGATGTGGTGAGGGCCCTGGATGCGCAGCGGCATCGCCGGTTCATCAAGACTCACACGCCGTTGGATGGTCTGGTGCTCGACGATCGGGTTACCTACATCGGGGTGGGCCGCGATCCGCGTGACGCCGCGGTATCGGAGCTGTTCCAGTGGGCCAACGTGGAAGCCAGCGCATTGCGGACCCCCGAAGTGACGGCGATGCCGCACCAGCGATTTGTTCAGTCAGACGCCGACTTCCGGCTCACCTTCGATTGCGCCCCTGACCGGATTGAGGCGTTCCGCAGCTGGATGGACGCGGCGGCCGTGCCGTCGTCGGAGATGCGGTTTCAGCCGCCTACCGAGATCGGATCCCTGGCCGCCATCCTGCATCACTTCGGCTCGCTCTGGCAGCGGCGCCACCTGCCCAACGTCGCCATGTTCCACTTTGCCGACTATCAAGCGGATTTGGTGGGTGAGCTGATCCGGCTGGCCGAGGTGCTCGGTATTGAGCTGGGGTGTGCTCGCGCCCGGGAGCTGGCCGCCTACGCCACGCTGGATGCCATGCGGGAGCGCGCTTTCGACTTCGCTCCCAACGCCACAGACGGTGTGTGGCGTAGCAACGAGCGCTTCTTTCGGGCGGGGGGTCGGGGTGAGTGGCGGGAGATCCTTTGTGGGGCTGAGCAACAGCGATACGAGGAGCGTGTCGCCGCACTGGCTCCGCCGGATTTGGCCGCCTGGGCGCACGGCGGTCGGCAGGCCCGCGACCCCGCCGTCGGGTAG
- the purT gene encoding formate-dependent phosphoribosylglycinamide formyltransferase, with protein sequence MTDGLTEGHDEAIGKHQRPATERDDNGPEGDKTTTMAVPPVVTAPPAEADAHVRPRVVLLGGGAQGRELAIALQDLGAEVIAVDADADAPAHRVADQALVVAMPDADELKVVFTRLRPDFVVTLTDAVSAAALDTLADRAPSEGGSIGLAPSARCVRLAGDREALRKLAADQLGLPTAPFWFVGSLGELEAVAAHVGYPLLVKPVAGADGPRRSLVRGPDEVEAAWKRAVAGGPAGAPPRVWVETQVEVEFLVTLIAVCSQGPQGPRIDFCAPIGHAADGGDQESWQPQKVSVAALDAAKSIAARIVKALGGCGVFGVELMVNGDEVYFADVQPFPGDAAWVTLRSQRLSVFELQARAILGFAVDTLMVSPGAARLIGVATVDPVLGADALAAALAVPESDVRVFGRPRARSSGLGVALATAPDVAVARDRAREVVDRLNVRDSRG encoded by the coding sequence GTGACTGACGGCTTGACCGAAGGACACGACGAGGCCATCGGCAAGCATCAACGCCCGGCGACTGAACGCGACGACAACGGTCCCGAGGGCGACAAGACGACCACCATGGCGGTTCCGCCCGTTGTGACGGCGCCGCCGGCCGAAGCCGACGCCCATGTCAGGCCTCGGGTCGTGCTCTTGGGAGGTGGCGCGCAGGGCCGCGAGCTGGCGATCGCGCTGCAGGACCTTGGAGCCGAGGTGATCGCCGTTGACGCAGACGCCGATGCGCCCGCGCACCGCGTCGCCGATCAGGCGCTGGTGGTGGCGATGCCCGATGCCGACGAGCTGAAGGTGGTCTTCACGCGGCTACGGCCGGATTTTGTGGTGACGCTCACCGACGCCGTCAGCGCCGCTGCCCTCGACACCCTGGCTGACCGCGCGCCCTCCGAAGGTGGGTCAATCGGGCTTGCGCCCAGCGCCCGGTGTGTCCGGCTTGCCGGCGATCGTGAGGCCTTGCGCAAGCTGGCCGCCGACCAGCTCGGCCTGCCCACCGCGCCGTTCTGGTTCGTCGGATCCCTTGGTGAGCTCGAGGCGGTCGCCGCACACGTGGGTTACCCGCTGCTCGTCAAACCGGTAGCCGGCGCTGACGGTCCGCGGCGGTCTTTGGTCCGTGGGCCCGACGAAGTGGAGGCCGCCTGGAAGCGGGCCGTCGCGGGCGGGCCTGCGGGAGCCCCACCCCGGGTGTGGGTCGAGACCCAGGTCGAGGTCGAGTTTTTGGTCACTTTGATCGCGGTGTGCAGCCAGGGGCCGCAAGGTCCGCGCATCGACTTCTGTGCACCCATCGGCCACGCTGCCGACGGTGGTGACCAGGAATCCTGGCAGCCGCAGAAGGTGAGTGTGGCCGCGCTCGATGCGGCGAAGTCGATCGCCGCCCGCATCGTCAAGGCGCTGGGGGGATGTGGGGTTTTCGGTGTCGAGTTAATGGTCAACGGCGACGAGGTCTACTTTGCCGACGTCCAACCATTCCCGGGAGATGCCGCATGGGTTACCCTGCGTAGCCAGCGTCTTTCTGTATTCGAGTTGCAAGCAAGGGCGATTTTGGGCTTTGCGGTGGACACGTTGATGGTGTCACCCGGTGCCGCTCGGTTGATCGGTGTGGCGACCGTCGATCCGGTATTGGGCGCCGATGCGCTGGCCGCGGCGCTCGCCGTGCCCGAAAGTGATGTCCGGGTGTTCGGGCGTCCGCGTGCCCGTTCCTCCGGCCTCGGCGTTGCACTGGCCACCGCACCCGATGTCGCTGTCGCTCGCGATCGCGCCCGCGAGGTCGTGGACCGGCTGAATGTGCGAGACTCACGCGGGTGA
- a CDS encoding DUF3151 domain-containing protein — protein MTSMGDLLGPDPILLPPDSEAEQKLLADESPATVAAAHPSASVAWAALAEEALDDDKVITAYAYARTGYHRGLDKLRRNGWKGFGPVPYAHESNQGFLRCVAALARAADSIGETDEYRRCLDLLDDCDPTARSVLGF, from the coding sequence ATGACGTCGATGGGTGATCTTCTGGGGCCCGATCCTATTCTGCTGCCCCCCGACAGTGAGGCTGAGCAGAAGTTGCTGGCAGACGAAAGTCCCGCCACCGTCGCCGCCGCCCATCCGTCGGCGTCGGTGGCCTGGGCGGCGCTTGCCGAGGAGGCGCTCGACGACGACAAGGTCATCACCGCCTACGCGTACGCGCGCACCGGTTATCACCGTGGCCTGGACAAGTTGCGCCGCAACGGCTGGAAAGGCTTCGGGCCGGTGCCCTACGCGCACGAATCCAACCAAGGCTTCCTGCGGTGCGTGGCCGCTCTGGCGCGTGCCGCTGACTCCATCGGCGAGACCGACGAGTACCGGCGGTGTTTGGACCTGCTCGACGATTGCGACCCGACGGCCCGTTCGGTGCTTGGGTTCTAG
- a CDS encoding PPE family protein, with amino-acid sequence MDFGALPPEINSARMYAGPGSAPLVQAARAWGRLANELNATAASYSSVIAGLAAADWQGPSALSMAAAAAPYVAWMRSTAAQAEQAAAQAISAANAYESAHAAIVPPGQIAANRSTMLSLVRSNIFGQNTPAIATSEADYSEMWAQDIVAMDGYAGTSAAATDLAPFTSPPATTTGTQALSAATVPAAAAAAAPAETSILPLLQSFLPAPFNAIPNPFEDLDLLVLAAVVVSLGALGVSAIQLGEVYRHDVVDEDENAPVCGGEYDELPAAGLSNPDRDTITTPGGQRLASPPSPPIAALSGYSANIGGLSVPPAWNLPPAVRQVAAMFPGATPMYLTGGSDGQYTGIAAAGIAGASLAGFAARGSGSAPTPTTGAPSAGGGGAAAAARPAANTPSVPAAAAAANIPGLPSGLPPGVVANLAATLAAIPGATIIVVPPDPNAAQ; translated from the coding sequence ATGGACTTCGGGGCGCTGCCCCCGGAGATCAATTCCGCCCGGATGTATGCCGGTCCGGGCTCGGCTCCGCTGGTGCAGGCGGCCCGGGCCTGGGGGCGGTTGGCAAACGAACTGAACGCCACAGCCGCCTCGTATTCCTCGGTGATCGCCGGGCTTGCCGCCGCTGACTGGCAAGGCCCCTCGGCACTGTCGATGGCGGCCGCGGCGGCCCCCTATGTGGCGTGGATGCGGTCCACCGCCGCGCAGGCCGAGCAGGCCGCGGCCCAAGCCATCAGCGCCGCCAACGCCTACGAGTCCGCGCACGCGGCGATCGTTCCTCCTGGCCAGATCGCGGCCAATCGCAGCACCATGCTTTCGTTGGTGCGGAGCAACATTTTCGGGCAGAACACCCCGGCGATCGCAACCAGCGAAGCCGACTACAGCGAGATGTGGGCCCAGGACATCGTCGCGATGGACGGCTACGCTGGCACCTCGGCGGCCGCGACGGACTTAGCGCCATTCACCTCGCCACCTGCAACAACGACGGGGACCCAAGCGCTCAGCGCGGCCACGGTGCCAGCGGCCGCCGCCGCTGCCGCACCGGCGGAAACCAGCATTTTGCCCCTCCTTCAGTCGTTTCTGCCCGCCCCGTTCAACGCCATACCGAACCCGTTCGAGGACCTCGACCTGCTGGTCCTCGCAGCCGTGGTGGTCTCCCTGGGCGCCCTGGGCGTCTCCGCGATTCAGCTGGGCGAGGTGTACCGCCACGACGTCGTCGACGAAGACGAGAACGCCCCGGTCTGTGGCGGGGAGTACGACGAGCTACCGGCGGCGGGCCTGAGCAACCCTGATCGAGACACCATCACCACTCCGGGCGGGCAACGGCTGGCGAGCCCGCCGTCGCCGCCGATCGCTGCACTTTCGGGCTACTCGGCCAACATCGGCGGACTCTCGGTACCACCGGCCTGGAATCTTCCTCCGGCGGTGCGGCAGGTGGCGGCGATGTTCCCCGGCGCAACCCCGATGTATTTGACCGGCGGGTCCGATGGCCAATACACCGGTATCGCGGCGGCGGGGATAGCCGGGGCCAGCCTGGCCGGTTTTGCCGCCCGGGGCAGCGGCTCGGCCCCCACCCCAACCACCGGAGCCCCATCAGCCGGCGGCGGCGGGGCCGCGGCGGCCGCCAGACCGGCCGCGAACACCCCATCGGTTCCGGCCGCCGCAGCCGCGGCAAACATTCCGGGGTTGCCCTCTGGTCTACCGCCGGGGGTGGTCGCCAACCTGGCGGCCACCCTGGCGGCAATTCCCGGAGCGACCATCATCGTGGTTCCGCCCGATCCGAACGCCGCCCAATAA
- a CDS encoding site-2 protease family protein, with product MSEMGLHESVRPSPIFLGLVGLTTVGAALAWLAGSSVRPLAYAGVFVFVIAGWLVSLCLHEFGHAFTAWRFGDHDVAVRGYLTLDPRRYSHPALSLLLPMVFIALGGIGLPGAAVYVRTWFMTPTRRTLVSLAGPAANVVLAVLLLTATRLFYDQDHWVLWAGAAFLGFLQIMAVVLNLLPIPGLDGYDALEPHLSPQTQRALAPAKQFGIFILLFLLLAPVLNQWLFEFVGWVFDFSGVPHLLAMVGNSLTRFWSQWI from the coding sequence GTGAGCGAAATGGGCCTGCACGAGTCGGTGCGACCCAGCCCGATCTTTCTGGGCCTGGTCGGGCTGACGACAGTTGGAGCGGCGCTGGCCTGGCTGGCGGGATCCAGCGTCCGTCCCTTGGCGTATGCCGGGGTGTTCGTCTTCGTCATCGCCGGCTGGCTGGTCTCGCTATGCCTGCACGAGTTCGGGCATGCGTTCACCGCCTGGCGATTCGGCGATCACGACGTCGCGGTGCGCGGTTACCTGACCCTGGACCCGCGGCGCTACAGCCACCCCGCGCTGTCGCTGCTGTTGCCGATGGTTTTCATCGCGTTGGGCGGAATCGGACTACCGGGTGCCGCGGTGTACGTGCGGACGTGGTTCATGACGCCGACCCGACGCACCTTGGTCAGTCTGGCGGGGCCGGCCGCCAACGTGGTGCTGGCGGTGTTGCTGCTTACCGCAACCAGATTGTTCTATGACCAGGACCACTGGGTGTTGTGGGCCGGAGCGGCGTTCCTGGGTTTTCTGCAGATCATGGCGGTGGTGCTGAACCTGCTGCCGATCCCCGGTCTGGACGGCTACGACGCATTGGAGCCCCATCTGAGCCCACAGACTCAGCGCGCGCTGGCACCCGCCAAGCAATTTGGCATCTTCATCCTGCTGTTCTTGCTCTTGGCGCCGGTGCTCAACCAGTGGCTGTTCGAGTTTGTCGGCTGGGTCTTCGACTTTTCCGGGGTACCCCACCTACTGGCGATGGTCGGCAACTCGCTGACCCGCTTCTGGAGTCAGTGGATCTGA
- the mgtE gene encoding magnesium transporter, with protein sequence MHYPTVEQSTIDIRQVVGIGTPKAVDLWLDVVTDAPDRVRELASLSKAELAKLGDLLDTTSGVELFESVDDMLAAEALQAMDSAVAASLLDALDSDHAANILREFKTAKRDALLASLPLKRAVVLRGLLSWPEDSAAAHMVPETLTVGANMTVLDAIATVREHAAGLRSDSRTTAYVYVIDADSHLLGVVAFRALVLADPERLVSELMTEDLIVVSPLTDKELAAQTLMTHNLMAVPVVDGENRLLGIIAEDEALDITQEEATEDAERQGGSAPLEVPYLRASPWLLWRKRVVWLLVLFVAEAYTGSVLRAFSDEMEAVIALAFFIPLLIGTGGNTGTQIATTLVRAMATGQVRFRDVPAVLVKELSTGALVGFTMAVAAVIRAWTLNVGPQVTVTVAVTVAAIVVWSSLVAAILPPLLKKLRIDPAIVSGPLIATIVDGTGLIIYFMIAHLTLTQLQGL encoded by the coding sequence ATCCACTACCCGACCGTCGAGCAATCGACTATTGATATCCGACAAGTCGTCGGCATCGGGACGCCCAAAGCCGTCGATTTGTGGCTCGATGTGGTCACCGACGCGCCGGATCGCGTCCGTGAACTTGCCTCCTTGTCCAAAGCCGAATTGGCCAAGCTCGGTGACCTGCTCGACACCACCAGCGGCGTTGAGTTGTTCGAATCGGTTGACGACATGCTGGCTGCCGAGGCGCTGCAAGCGATGGACTCGGCGGTGGCGGCCAGCCTGCTGGATGCGCTGGACTCCGATCACGCCGCCAACATTCTGCGCGAGTTCAAGACCGCCAAGCGCGATGCCCTGCTGGCCTCGCTGCCGCTGAAGCGCGCGGTTGTCCTGCGTGGCCTGCTGAGCTGGCCCGAGGACTCCGCCGCGGCGCACATGGTGCCCGAAACGCTGACCGTTGGCGCCAACATGACTGTGCTGGATGCCATCGCTACCGTGCGCGAGCACGCCGCAGGATTGCGCAGCGACTCCCGGACCACCGCCTACGTCTACGTGATCGACGCCGACTCGCATCTGTTGGGCGTCGTCGCCTTTCGGGCCCTGGTTCTGGCCGACCCCGAGCGCCTGGTATCCGAATTGATGACCGAGGATCTCATCGTCGTCTCACCGCTGACCGACAAGGAATTGGCGGCACAGACGCTGATGACCCACAACCTCATGGCGGTCCCCGTCGTCGATGGGGAAAATCGCCTGCTGGGCATCATCGCCGAGGACGAAGCCCTCGACATCACTCAGGAGGAAGCGACCGAAGACGCCGAGCGTCAGGGCGGGTCGGCCCCGCTGGAGGTGCCGTATCTGCGTGCGTCGCCATGGCTGCTGTGGCGCAAGCGCGTGGTGTGGCTACTCGTGCTCTTTGTCGCCGAGGCCTACACCGGCAGCGTGTTGCGGGCGTTCTCCGACGAGATGGAGGCGGTGATCGCGCTCGCCTTCTTCATCCCGTTGCTGATCGGCACCGGCGGCAACACCGGCACCCAGATCGCAACCACGCTGGTGCGCGCGATGGCCACCGGTCAGGTCAGGTTCCGCGATGTCCCCGCGGTGCTGGTCAAGGAACTGTCCACGGGGGCACTGGTCGGCTTCACCATGGCGGTGGCCGCGGTGATCCGCGCTTGGACGCTGAACGTGGGCCCGCAGGTCACGGTGACGGTGGCCGTCACGGTGGCCGCCATCGTGGTGTGGTCATCGCTGGTGGCGGCGATCCTGCCGCCGCTGCTCAAGAAGTTGCGCATCGACCCCGCGATCGTTTCGGGGCCGCTGATCGCCACCATCGTCGACGGCACGGGGCTGATCATCTACTTCATGATCGCGCACCTGACCCTGACGCAGCTGCAGGGCCTCTGA
- a CDS encoding cation diffusion facilitator family transporter, translated as MGAGHNHTPVTAYASRMIPRMVCAATILAMFFVVELTTAWLINSIALLADAGHMLTDVVAVFMGLAAVILGRRGSSSPNRTYGWHRAEVFTAVANAALLIGVALFIVYEAIDRLREAPSVPGLPMIVVALAGLSANIVVALLLRSHADSSLAVKGAYMEVVADTVGSLGVLAAGVVTVTTSWPYADVVVAVLVALWVAPRAVSLARAALRILSESSPRHIDVDELRSALRAVDGVTEVHDLHVWTLAPGKDMATAHLTSSADSARVLHDARAVLSDRGLHHATVQIEHTAGIQECPDSCSDAVPAIG; from the coding sequence ATGGGCGCTGGACACAATCACACCCCCGTTACGGCCTACGCCTCACGGATGATTCCCCGGATGGTCTGTGCGGCGACGATCCTGGCGATGTTTTTCGTGGTGGAACTGACCACCGCATGGCTGATCAATTCGATCGCGCTGCTCGCCGATGCGGGCCACATGCTCACCGACGTGGTCGCGGTGTTCATGGGACTGGCCGCCGTCATCCTGGGCAGGCGGGGCAGCTCGTCGCCAAACCGCACCTACGGCTGGCATCGCGCCGAGGTGTTCACCGCGGTCGCCAACGCGGCGCTGCTCATCGGGGTCGCGCTGTTCATCGTCTATGAAGCGATCGATCGCCTGCGCGAGGCGCCCTCGGTGCCCGGCCTGCCGATGATCGTGGTGGCACTCGCCGGCCTGTCCGCCAACATCGTGGTTGCGCTGCTGCTGCGTTCGCACGCCGACAGCAGCCTGGCGGTCAAGGGCGCCTACATGGAAGTCGTCGCCGACACCGTCGGCAGCCTCGGCGTGCTGGCCGCGGGCGTGGTTACCGTCACGACCAGCTGGCCTTACGCGGACGTTGTGGTCGCCGTGCTGGTCGCGCTGTGGGTGGCGCCGCGGGCGGTCTCGTTGGCCCGCGCCGCGCTACGAATCCTTTCCGAATCCTCGCCGAGACATATCGACGTCGACGAGCTTCGTTCGGCGCTGCGCGCCGTGGACGGCGTGACCGAGGTGCACGACCTGCACGTGTGGACGCTGGCCCCCGGCAAGGACATGGCTACCGCCCACCTGACCAGCAGCGCGGACTCCGCGCGGGTGCTGCACGACGCGCGCGCCGTGCTCTCCGACCGTGGGCTGCACCATGCCACGGTCCAGATCGAGCACACCGCGGGCATCCAGGAATGTCCCGATAGCTGTTCGGACGCGGTGCCCGCGATCGGCTGA
- a CDS encoding PaaI family thioesterase — translation MTHYSSLGSEGSGEEVDPEYEHHGGFPEYGPASPGPGFGRFVAAMRRLQDLAVSADPGDGVWDQAAEQADALASLLGPFQADEGQGPAGRTPDLPGMGSLLLPPWTLTRYAPDGVEMRGSFSRFHVGGNSAVHGGVLPLLFDHMFGMISHAAARPISRTAFLHVDYRKITPIDTPLLVGGRVTRIEGRKAFVAAELVDADEVLLAEANGLMVRLLPDQP, via the coding sequence GTGACCCATTATTCTTCGCTCGGATCGGAAGGGTCCGGGGAAGAAGTCGATCCCGAATACGAGCATCACGGCGGGTTCCCGGAGTACGGACCCGCCAGCCCCGGTCCTGGCTTTGGCCGATTCGTGGCAGCGATGCGCCGATTGCAGGATCTGGCCGTGTCTGCCGATCCCGGTGACGGCGTGTGGGACCAAGCCGCCGAGCAGGCCGACGCACTGGCAAGCCTGCTCGGCCCGTTCCAGGCCGATGAGGGACAAGGGCCCGCCGGGCGAACACCCGATCTGCCCGGCATGGGCAGCCTGCTGCTGCCGCCGTGGACATTGACCCGCTACGCCCCCGACGGTGTGGAAATGCGGGGATCATTCAGCCGATTCCATGTCGGCGGCAACTCGGCGGTGCACGGTGGCGTGCTGCCGCTGTTGTTTGACCACATGTTCGGCATGATCTCGCACGCGGCGGCGCGGCCCATTAGCCGAACCGCCTTCCTGCACGTCGACTACCGCAAGATCACCCCGATCGATACCCCGTTGCTGGTGGGTGGGCGGGTCACCCGCATCGAGGGCCGCAAGGCGTTCGTGGCCGCGGAACTGGTCGACGCCGACGAGGTGTTGTTGGCCGAAGCCAACGGTCTGATGGTGCGACTGCTACCGGACCAGCCCTAG